A single genomic interval of Helianthus annuus cultivar XRQ/B chromosome 6, HanXRQr2.0-SUNRISE, whole genome shotgun sequence harbors:
- the LOC110944362 gene encoding uncharacterized protein LOC110944362 has protein sequence MIREKNEKRMAELGDAYRSPYCNRVTDLYEPLLARDQTIICYLLAPVGDIGTLIYKSDSGVETLKIIFETFHPSQYISYGGMDAFVDVLKFEEKKRDKKSSPYRLFLPTTILQDEMFEPKITDSDRLKVFGPSVDDILCKYQVKKVDKVDLIFIPVLLSDHYWCLCFNMKNRDIELIDNSRYA, from the exons ATGATCAGGGAAAAGAACGAAAAGCGGATGGCAGAACTAGGTGACGCATACAGATCACCTTACTGCAACAGGGTAACCGACTTATATGAGCCACTTTTGGCACGTGACCAAACAATCATCTGTTATCTCTTAGCTCCGGTGGGAGATATTGG GACATTGATATACAAGTCTGACAGTGGAGTCGAAACGctaaaaatcatatttgaaaCCTTCCACCCATCGCAATACATATCATATGGTGGAATGGACGCATTTGTAGATGTTTTAAAATTTGAAGAGAAAAAAAGGGACAAAAAATCATCACCCTACAGGCTGTTCTTGCCAACTACAATATTG CAAGACGAAATGTTTGAGCCAAAAATCACAGATAGTGATCGATTGAAAGTATTCGGACCAAGCGTAGACGATATATTGTGTAAGTATCAGGTGAAGAAAGTTGACAAAGTTGATCTCATCTTCATTCCAGTACTACTTTCTGATCATTACTGGTGCCTATgctttaacatgaaaaatagagATATCGAGTTAATAGATAACTCTAGGTATGCCTAA
- the LOC110944361 gene encoding protein FAR1-RELATED SEQUENCE 5-like → MHLLPAYRHLSETQEEMIWELGTLNLGPVKAFNIMRKRYGGFENVGATKDDCKNFRARIHSYIGQYDADMVINRLTDKKQFMVDYSFFHSVDENKRLTGLFWADGLCKRNYAEFGDVISFDATFKTNKYKMVFVPFTGIDNHCRNVTLGAGLLASESIESYKWLLQSFLNSFGKQPNVVVTDQDPAMKQAIEAVFDKSRHRLCMWHIMKKLADKVGHQLCNNEDFKRRMCDIVWTDSITPETFERDWKLIMIDFGLTENKWIDDMFGMRSSWIPAFYRHEPMSGLMRTTSRSESENHFFCQVANSQLTLVEFFNHFDGAMDIQRFNHRKNDHISRNTVPDNFSESTLEDDAMKIYTRSIFADQQAELQGTLSECLPIETKIEEPFLRISMKDWKAHGDGLLEVCFKKGEDVIALCTCRRFEQYGLLCKHIYFVFKMFKVKEIPNKYVIKRWTKDVAPNDLNNTFDITVDGDDAHKKAKEVAYEIMQTGEYLVGNLIKDFDHLLIVRDRMREMKEMVDELRITKPIDPKFDRYSRLIGYEKPNTDDPPTVRVPTGIRNKGRGSHKRIKSKKEKIISLKGKRGRTCSHCNIKGHDIRTCKVLKGEATAADKVANKEGRKRRAIQLEKDPNLVDEEDEEVGTGDEEEFEESDEAEDSDFECEDE, encoded by the exons ATGCACTTATTACCAGCTTATAGACATCTGTCTGAGACACAAGAAGAGATGATATGGGAGCTTGGTACATTGAATCTTGGGCCAGTGAAAGCCTTTAATATAATGAGAAAAAGATACGGAGGGTTTGAAAATGTAGGCGCAACTAAAGACGATTGCAAGAATTTTAGAGCTAGGATACATAGCTACATCGGacagtatgatgcagatatggttATCAATAGGTTGACCGATAAAAAGCAGTTTATGGTTGATTATTCATTCTTTCATTCGGTCGATGAAAACAAACGATTAACCGGCCTGTTTTGGGCCGATGGCTTGTGCAAACGTAACTATGCTGAGTTTGGAGATGTCATATCGTTTGATGCTACATTTAAAACCAACAA GTATAAAATGGTTTTTGTACCTTTTACTGGTATTGATAATCATTGTCGAAATGTGACACTTGGAGCCGGGTTGTTAGCATCCGAAAGCATTGAATCATACAAGTGGCTTTTACAGTCATTTTTGAACTCATTTGGTAAGCAGCCGAATGTGGTTGTCACTGATCAGGATCCCGCGATGAAACAAGCCATCGAAGCAGTGTTCGATAAGAGTAGGCACAGATTAtgtatgtggcacataatgaagaAACTTGCTGATAAG GTCGGACATCAGCTGTGCAATAACGAAGACTTTAAGAGACGTATGTGTGACATTGTATGGACAGATTCGATTACGCCAGAAACGTTTGAGAGAGACTGGAAGCTGATAATGATTGATTTCGGTCTAACTGAGAATAAgtggattgatgatatgtttggCATGAGATCTTCGTGGATCCCAGCGTTCTATCGTCATGAGCCTATGTCTGGGCTTATGCGGACCACTTCTAGATCAGAGAGCGAAAACCATTTTTTCTGTCAAGTTGCGAATTCTCAACTTACCCTTGTTGAGTTCTTTAACCATTTTGATGGTGCAATGGACATTCAAAGATTCAACCATCGGAAGAATGACCATATATCTAGAAATACAGTCCCAGATAACTTTTCTGAATCTACTCTAGAGGATGATGCCATGAAAATTTACACCAGGTCAATTTTTGCTGATCAACAGGCAGAGTTACAAGGAACACTGTCCGAGTGCCTTCCTATAGAGACTAAAATTGAGGAACCTTTTTTGAGGATAAGTATGAAGGATTGGAAAGCTCACGGCGACGGTTTATTAGAG GTATGTTTCAAGAAGGGGGAGGATGTAATTGCATTATGCACGTGTCGCAGGTTTGAACAATATGGATTGTTGTGCAAGCATATATATTTCGTGTTCAAGATGTTCAAAGTGAAGGAAATTCCCAACAAGTATGTAATTAAAAGATGGACTAAAGATGTCGCACCGAATGATCTTaataatacatttgatattactgTTGACGGTGATGATGCGCATAAAAAGGCCAAAGAGGTTGCGTATGAGATTATGCAGACTGGAGAGTATCTTGTTGGTAACCTGATCAAAGATTTCGATCATCTACTTATAGTCAGGGATCGGATGAGAGAGATGAAAGAAATGGTTGATGAActtcgcataaccaagcccatcGACCCTAAGTTTGATAGATATTCAAGGTTAATTGGTTACGAGAAACCAAACACTGACGATCCACCTACAGTCCGTGTGCCAACTGGTATTAGAAACAAAGGACGCGGTTCACATAAGCGCATTAAATCAAAAAAAGAGAAAATTATTAGTCTAAAAGGCAAGAGAGGTCGGACATGCAGTcactgcaatatcaaaggtcatgACATTCGAACTTGCAAGGTGTTAAAGGGTGAAGCTACTGCTGCTGATAAGGTTGCCAATAAGGAGGGGAGGAAAAGAAGAGCAATTCAGTTAGAGAAGGATCCTAATTTAGTTGATGAAGAGGACGAGGAGGTTGGAACTGGTGACGAAGAGGAGTTTGAGGAGTCCGACGAAGCAGAAGATAGTGATTTTGAATGCGAAGACGAGTAG
- the LOC118479346 gene encoding uncharacterized protein LOC118479346: MDPIEGKQKITGAEPIRTEPRPYYDYHHDVISLRCSPSGFLDTVKHFTEAQVADVKSIGFGDVLNIKLYHISTRLGYWLVRNYDEQYSTLNIGNHKIKITRDSVHDVFGIPKGNVIVREKNKPRKGAIVEKNTATQGAETTIDEFKNQWPDTNKITHTLLARTMSKQTTGGRLFKLNFLAYWNTLFVEITKSTTVKQSFLLAIDKEEDIPNLDWCSFVLESLKRTRQGWKKLDSQYNGPVAFLTLLYNHYFNQRHKIFDEPVKMPVIQYVTSGMIDDVEEYLYNNGPLSVEDCDEVEEDEGANDNRQDQQHVTASRINGNDHQNQEATTAPFEIVKQNTSTLYTDLFADNIPIHEAAAVQENLTEFNTLDQRMEDTDEYMIPPVDTTHVYNRRNLAGNLDGEDPIDEGDIPSNTDWFDGWNPNEHISALNLDEMDIGTQTQKEIDYCSTPVQLTGVIYDHAAWEASKKSKKVLLKTMDNNIKKYISLVSDMNNLVKGVKEKYFWDVEIMERCKRWNDAVKNTVSTNTVSIPDEVSYAGDEVVQNKVGQCGETNQELDGDGDARLEHENTVKDKGI; encoded by the exons ATGGATCCTATCGAGGGGAAACAGAAGATTACCGGTGCAGAGCCTATTAGGACAGAACCAAGACCGTACTATGATTATCATCATGATGTAATAAGCCTACGGTGCAGTCCTTCAGGTTTTTTGGATACAGTTAAGCACTTTACTGAAGCGCAGGTGGCGGATGTGAAGAGCATTGGATTTGGTGATGTCCTTAATATAAAGCTTTATCATATAAGCACACGTTTAGGGTATTGGCTCGTACGAAACTATGACGAGCAATACAGCACACTAAACATAGGAAATCACAAGATAAAAATCACCCGAGATTCAGTACATGACGTGTTTGGTATTCCAAAGGGTAATGTTATTGTACGAGAAAAAAATAAGCCTAGAAAAGGAGCAATAGTGGAGAAAAATACAGCTACTCAAGGCGCAGAAACAACCATAGATGAGTTCAAAAACCAGTGGCCAGACACAAACAAAATTACTCATACTTTACTTGCAAGAACTATGTCAAAGCAAACCACTGGCGGACGATTATTCAAGCTAAATTTCCTAGCCTACTGGAACACTTTGTTTGTAGAGATAACAAAGTCAACAACTGTTAAACAAAGTTTTCTACTTGCAATTGACAAAGAGGAAGACATTCCAAATCTGGATTGGTGCTCCTTCGTTTTAGAATCGCTGAAACGAACAAGACAAGGTTGGAAAAAGTTAGACTCACAATACAATGGCCCGGTTGCATTCCTAACG CTTCTATACAACCATTATTTCAACCAAAGACACAAAATTttcgatgaacctgtcaaaatgCCTGTCATACAGTATGTAACCTCTGGTATGATCGACGACGTGGAAGAATATTTATACAACAACGGGCCGCTAAgtgttgaagattgtgatgaagtGGAGGAAGACGAAGGAGCAAATGATAATCGCCAGGATCAACAACATGTTACTGCCTCACGCATCAATGGCAATGATCATCAAAATCAAGAGGCTACGACCGCACCATTCGAAATCGTAAAACAGAACACTTCGACGCTGTACACTGACCTTTTCGCTGACAACATCCCGATACACGAGGCAGCTGCGGTACAAGAAAACCTCACCGAATTCAATACATTAGATCAGCGTATGGAAGATACGGATGAGTACATGATACCACCAGTGGATACGACACATGTCTACAACAGAAGAAACCTGGCTGGAAACCTGGATGGGGAGGATCCGATTGACGAAGGTGACATACCATCAAATACGGATTGGTTTGACGGGTGGAATCCGAATGAACATATTTCAGCTTTGAATTTAGATGAAATGGACATAGGGACACAAACGCAAAAAGAGATTGACTACTGCAGCACTCCGGTTCAACTAACCGGGGTGATCTATGATCATGCTGCGTGGGAAGCCTCGAAAAAAAGTAAAAAG GTGTTGTTGAAAACAATGGACAATAATATAAAGAAATACATTTCTCTGGTTTCGGATATGAATAATCTCGTTAAGGGGGTAAAGGAGAAGTATTTCTGGGATGTTGAAATTATGGAAAGGTGTAAAAGATGGAATGATGCGGTTAAAAATACAGTTTCTACAAATACAGTTTCGATACCTGATGAAGTAAGCTATGCTGGTGATGAGGTGGTTCAAAACAAAGTTGGACAGTGTGGCGAAACAAATCAAGAGTTAGATGGCGATGGAGATGCAAGGTTGGAACATGAAAACACGGTGAAAGATAAAGGTATATAA